One Mycolicibacterium sp. ND9-15 genomic window, ACGGTGCTGACGGGGCTGCTGTGGTGGACGGTCGCCATCCACCTGCTGACGTCGATGACCATGGTCTGGCTGTCGGTGCTGCTGTTCGTCAAGGTCGGCGAGCCCGACGACGGAGTCGTCGTCCGGCGTGCGCCCAAGCAGTTGCGACAATTGGCGCTGCTCAGCGCCGTGGCGCTGGGCGCCGTCCTGGTGACGGGAACACTGGTGACCGGGGCGGGCCCGCATGCCGGAGACAAGAGCGTCGACCGCACGATCCACCGGCTGCAAGTCCAGATCACCACGTTGGCGCACATGCACTCGGCCTTGATGGTGGCTTATCTGTCGCTGCTCGTCGGGCTGGGCTTCGGGCTCCTGGCGGTGCACGCGCCGCGGCCTGTGTTGGTGCGCCTCGGCGTCCTGGTCCCTCTAGTGATGGCCCAGGGCCTGGTCGGCGTCGTCCAGTTCTTCACCGGTGTGCCCGCCGCGTTGGTGGCCGTACACGTCGCGGGCGCCGCGGCCTGTACCGCGGCCACCGCTGCGCTATGGGCGTCGATGCGAGAGCGGGCCGAGCCCGAGCCGGTCGAGAGCTGACTCGACGCCGAGGGCAAACGCACGCTGCTGGCGCTCCCGCGTGTCGGCGTCCAGTTGCGCCCAGCCGAGCGACGGCTCGACCAACTCGACCTCCAACACTCGTGGGTCGTCGCGGCCGCCGATGATGTCCACCCGCGCGTACAGCAGTTCCTCGGTCACGGTGTCGAGGTTGGCGGCCACCGCGGCCAGCGCTTGGTGACCGATGTCCCACAGCTCGAAGTCGGGTTCGACGGGACAAAGCGTCTCTTCTGCATAGGTGCCCGACTCGTCGAACTCCGGGGCATCACCGGACCCTCGCAAGATCGGGCCCTTCGCGAACGCGTGAGACTGCACACCGGCGACGAACACCAGCGCGGTCTCGCCCTCCTCGATCCGCGGGTCATATGGCTGCACCAGCACCGTCCGACCCGAGGCCTGCAACTTCGCCGCATGCCGCCGGGCATCGTCTCGGTCGGAAAACCGCAACGTGTCCACCGATCCCGCGCCGACAGCGGGTTTGACCACGATCTCGGCGACCTCGGCGTGCTTCGGCAGCCGCACCGTCGCACCCGGGGCGAAAAACCGGCTCGGCACGATCGGCACACCCGCATCGGCAAGGTCGGCGAGGTAGCGCTTGTCGGTGTTCCACCGCACCACGTTCGGCGGGTTGAGTAGGTTGCGGACCCGTTCCGTCCAACCGAGGAACTCGTCGAGCCGCTCGGCGTAGTCCCACGTCGCACGCAGGATCACCAGGTCCGCCTGCAGCGTGGCCGGGTCGTCCCAGGACAGCCAGCGGGCATGTAACCCGCGCTTGCCCAGCGCCGCGACCAGGCCGGCGTCGTCCCCATCACCCTCCGGCAGCGCCGGGCATCCGGCCAACACGATGCGCGGATGGAACACATCAGGCCTGGCGAGCTTCACGAGAGCCAGGATATTGGGAGGATGGAAACATGCACGCCATCGAAGTCGCCGAGACCGGCGGACCCGAAGTCCTCACCTACGTCGAGAAGCCGCAGCCAACGCCGGGCGCGGGCGAGGTGCTCATCAAGGCCGAAGCCATCGGCGTCAACTTCCTCGACACCTACTTCCGGTCGGGCCAGTACCCGCGCGAGACGCCGTTCATCGTCGGCAACGAGGTGTGCGGCACGGTGGAGGCGGTCGGCGAAGACGTCGCCGCGCTGCGGGTCGGCGACCGTGTCGTCACCGCCCAGGCGAACGGCGCCTACGCCGAATACAGCGTTGCCCCAGCGGATTTCGCCGCCTACGTACCGGACGGGGTGAGCCCCGAGGCGGCCGCCGCATCCCTGCTCAAGGGCATGACCGCACACTACCTGATCAAGTCGCTGTATCCGGTGCAGCAGGGCGACTCCGTGCTGGTGCACGCGGGCGCCGGTGGTGTGGGCCTCATCCTCACCCAGTGGGCGACCAGCATGGCGGTGCGCGTCATCACCACCGTCTCGACTCCGGAGAAGGCCGAACTGTCGCGTCAGGCCGGCGCGGTCAGAGTGCTCGACTACCCGACCGACGCCGCCGCGTTCGGCACCGAGATCAAGGAGATGACCGACGGCGGGGTCGCTGCCGTGTACGACGGCGTAGGTGCGGCCACGTTCGACGCCAGCCTCGCCAGCCTCGCGGTGCGGGGCACGCTGGCTTTGTTCGGCGCGTCCAGCGGTCCGGTCCCGGCGTTCGATCCGCAACGGCTCAACGCGGCGGGCTCGCTGTTCCTGACCCGGCCGACGTTGGTGCACTACACCCGTACTGCCGACGAGTTCGCCTGGCGGGCGGGCGAACTGCTCGACGCGATCGCCTCGGGCACGCTGAGAATCACGGTCAGCGAACGGTATCGGCTCGAAGACGCCGAACAGGCCCACCGCGATTTGCAGGGCCGCAAGACCGTCGGTTCGGTGGTGTTGGTGCCCTAGCGCAGGCGTTAGAACACCGTCGGCAGCGCCAGCACCGAGTCGATCGCGAGGGCCAGGAAGACGACGGCGAGGTAGTTGTTCGACTGCAGGAACAACCGCAGCGGTTTGACGGTTTCGCCGCGGCGTACCCCGTTGTAGAGCTGGTGCGCCATCGCCAGGAACCACGCGCCGGCCAGCAGCGCGACCGCCGCGTACAGCCAGCCGGTCGCAATCGTCAGCGCCAGCGTGGCGGCCACGGTCAGCCATGTGTAGATCAGGATCTGTTTGGTGACCTGTCGCTCGGTGGCGACGGCGGGCAGCATCGGCACGCCTGCGGCGCGGTAGTCATCCTTGTACTTCATAGCCAGCGCCCAGGTGTGTGGCGGTGTCCAGAAGAAGATGATCGCGAACATCACCAGAGCGGGCCACGCGATCGTTCCGGTGACAGCGGACCAGCCGATCATCACCGGCATGCAACCGGCGGCGCCCCCCCACACCACGTTCTGAGAGGTGCGGCGCTTGAGCAACAGCGTGTAGACCAGGACGTAGAACGCGATCGTCGCGCCGGCGAGATGGGCCGACAACATGTTCGTGGTCCACCACAACCAGAAGAACGATCCGACGGACAGGGCCAGCCCGAACACCAAGGCGTGGCTGCGCGGAACCGTGGCCCGCGCCAGCGGCCTGCGCTCGGTGCGCTTCATGACCTTGTCGATGTCGGCGTCGGCCACACAGTTCAGCGCATTGGCGCCGCCCGCCGCCAGCAGCCCGCCGACCAGTGTGTTCAGGATCAACAGCGGGTCGGCGGTACCGCGGTTGGCCAGGAGCATGGCCGGGATCGTGGTGACCAGGAGCAATTCGATGACCCGCGGCTTGGTCAGCGAGACATAGCCGAGGATGCTGTCGCGGATTCGCGTCCGGAGCCGCCCCGACGGCGACATCCGATCAGGCGCCCCGTCGACGAGGTGACCTTCGCGAACTCTCACGCAGTTACTCCTGTCGGAATGTCGTAGCCCGGGGGCTTCTACTACAGACGATGGTAGACCGCGCGCCGACGCCGGCCTAACCCTCCCCGGCATCGTGGCCCCAAGCGGCCTGCATCGAAAGGCCATCCGGCACTAGGGTGGTTAAACGAGCAGCTGAGAAGAGCTCTACGCCGACCAGGGAGTGCGCCTTGTGACCACGCTCGAAGAAATTTCCGCGCTGACCCGCCCGAACCACCCCGATGACTGGACCGAGGTGGACACGTTGGCGGTCGACACCATCCGGGTGCTGGCGGCGGATGCGGTACAGAAGGTGGGCAATGGCCATCCGGGGACCGCGATGAGCCTGGCGCCGCTGGCCTACACACTGTTCCAGCGCCAGATGCGCCACGATCCCAGCGATGTGCACTGGCTCGGCCGGGACCGCTTCGTGCTGTCCGCCGGGCATTCCAGCCTGACCCTCTACATTCAGCTCTACCTCGGCGGCTTCGGCTTGGAGCTGTCCGACATCGAGGCCCTGCGGACGTGGAAGTCGAAGACGCCCGGGCACCCGGAGTTCCGCCACACCAAGGGCGTCGAGATCACGACCGGCCCGCTGGGCCAAGGCCTCGCGTCCTCGGTGGGGATGGCGATGGCATCGCGGTACGAGCGCGGCCTGTTCGACCCCGATACCCCGTGGGGCGAGAGCCCATTCGACCACTACATCTACGTGATCGCCTCCGATGGGGACATCGAAGAGGGCATCACCAGCGAGGCCTCGTCGCTGGCCGGCACCCAGCAGCTCGGGAACCTGATCGTGTTCTACGACAAGAACCAGATCTCGATCGAACACGACACCAACATCGCGTTATCCGAAGACGTCGCGACCCGCTACCGCGCGTACGGCTGGCATGTGCAGGAGGTCGAGGGCGCGGAGAACGTGGTCGGCATAGAGCAGGCCATCGCCGAGGCGAAGAAGGTCACGGACAAGCCGTCGTTCATCGCGCTGCGGACGATTATCGGCTACCCGGCGCCCAACAAGATGAACACCGGCGACGCGCACGGGTCCGCGCTCGGCGAGGAAGAGGTCGCCGCCACCAAGAAGATCCTCGGCTTCGACCCGGACAAGACATTCCAAGTGCGCGACCAGGTGATCGAGCACACCCGCAAGTTGGTGGAGCGGGGCAAGGAGGCGCATGCCAAGTGGCAGAGCGGTTTCGACGCCTGGACGGAGCGCGAACCCGAGCGCAAGAAGTTGCTGGACCGGCTGACGGCTGAGGAGTTACCGGAGGGCTGGGACTCCGATCTGACCTACTGGGAGCCGGGTTCCAAGGCGGTGGCCACCCGTGCCGCGTTCGGCCAGGTTCTCAACGACGTCGCGCCCAAACTGCCCGAATTGTGGGGCGGCTCGGCCGACCTGGCGGGAAGCAACAACACCACGATCAAGGGTGCGAAATCGTTTGGCCCACCGTCAATCTCGACCGACGACTTCACTGCTGACTGGTACGGCCGGGTGCTGCATTTCGGTGTCCGCGAGCATGCGATGGGCGCGATTCTGTCCGGCATCGTGCTGCACGGCCCGACACGGGCGTTCGGTGGCACATTCCTGCAATTCTCCGACTACATGCGCCCGGCCGTGCGACTCGCCTCGCTGATGGATATCGACACGATCTACATCTGGACCCACGACTCGATCGGCCTCGGCGAGGACGGCCCGACCCACCAACCGATCGAGCACCTCGCGGCGCTGCGGGCGATCCCGAACCTCTCGGTGGTCCGCCCGGGTGATCCCAACGAGACCGCATATGCCTGGCGCAGCATCATCGCCCGCGGCAACGGCAGCGGCCCCGTCGGCTTCGTCCTCACTCGTCAGGGCATCCCTGTCTTGGAGGGCACCGACGCCGACGGGGTGGCTCGCGGCGGATACGTGCTCGGTGGCGGCAACCCGGCCGACGACGCCGACGTGATC contains:
- a CDS encoding quinone oxidoreductase family protein, translating into MHAIEVAETGGPEVLTYVEKPQPTPGAGEVLIKAEAIGVNFLDTYFRSGQYPRETPFIVGNEVCGTVEAVGEDVAALRVGDRVVTAQANGAYAEYSVAPADFAAYVPDGVSPEAAAASLLKGMTAHYLIKSLYPVQQGDSVLVHAGAGGVGLILTQWATSMAVRVITTVSTPEKAELSRQAGAVRVLDYPTDAAAFGTEIKEMTDGGVAAVYDGVGAATFDASLASLAVRGTLALFGASSGPVPAFDPQRLNAAGSLFLTRPTLVHYTRTADEFAWRAGELLDAIASGTLRITVSERYRLEDAEQAHRDLQGRKTVGSVVLVP
- the tkt gene encoding transketolase is translated as MTTLEEISALTRPNHPDDWTEVDTLAVDTIRVLAADAVQKVGNGHPGTAMSLAPLAYTLFQRQMRHDPSDVHWLGRDRFVLSAGHSSLTLYIQLYLGGFGLELSDIEALRTWKSKTPGHPEFRHTKGVEITTGPLGQGLASSVGMAMASRYERGLFDPDTPWGESPFDHYIYVIASDGDIEEGITSEASSLAGTQQLGNLIVFYDKNQISIEHDTNIALSEDVATRYRAYGWHVQEVEGAENVVGIEQAIAEAKKVTDKPSFIALRTIIGYPAPNKMNTGDAHGSALGEEEVAATKKILGFDPDKTFQVRDQVIEHTRKLVERGKEAHAKWQSGFDAWTEREPERKKLLDRLTAEELPEGWDSDLTYWEPGSKAVATRAAFGQVLNDVAPKLPELWGGSADLAGSNNTTIKGAKSFGPPSISTDDFTADWYGRVLHFGVREHAMGAILSGIVLHGPTRAFGGTFLQFSDYMRPAVRLASLMDIDTIYIWTHDSIGLGEDGPTHQPIEHLAALRAIPNLSVVRPGDPNETAYAWRSIIARGNGSGPVGFVLTRQGIPVLEGTDADGVARGGYVLGGGNPADDADVIIIATGSELQLAVEARKQLAEKDITAYVVSMPCVEWFESQPQEYRDSVLPPTVPARVAVEAAVAQSWYKLVGDTGEIISIEHYGESADYKTLFREFGFTPEAVVAAAERSIDN
- a CDS encoding heme o synthase — protein: MRVREGHLVDGAPDRMSPSGRLRTRIRDSILGYVSLTKPRVIELLLVTTIPAMLLANRGTADPLLILNTLVGGLLAAGGANALNCVADADIDKVMKRTERRPLARATVPRSHALVFGLALSVGSFFWLWWTTNMLSAHLAGATIAFYVLVYTLLLKRRTSQNVVWGGAAGCMPVMIGWSAVTGTIAWPALVMFAIIFFWTPPHTWALAMKYKDDYRAAGVPMLPAVATERQVTKQILIYTWLTVAATLALTIATGWLYAAVALLAGAWFLAMAHQLYNGVRRGETVKPLRLFLQSNNYLAVVFLALAIDSVLALPTVF
- a CDS encoding ATP-grasp domain-containing protein; this encodes MKLARPDVFHPRIVLAGCPALPEGDGDDAGLVAALGKRGLHARWLSWDDPATLQADLVILRATWDYAERLDEFLGWTERVRNLLNPPNVVRWNTDKRYLADLADAGVPIVPSRFFAPGATVRLPKHAEVAEIVVKPAVGAGSVDTLRFSDRDDARRHAAKLQASGRTVLVQPYDPRIEEGETALVFVAGVQSHAFAKGPILRGSGDAPEFDESGTYAEETLCPVEPDFELWDIGHQALAAVAANLDTVTEELLYARVDIIGGRDDPRVLEVELVEPSLGWAQLDADTRERQQRAFALGVESALDRLGLGPLSHRRP
- a CDS encoding COX15/CtaA family protein, which produces MRRAFLRLVDLLPLPSLRTQRVIAFLVILTQGGISVTGAIVRVTASGLGCPTWPQCFPGSFTPVPVAEVHLVHQAVEFGNRMVTFLVVITAAAAVLAVTRARRRREVLVYAWLMPASTVVQAVIGGITVLTGLLWWTVAIHLLTSMTMVWLSVLLFVKVGEPDDGVVVRRAPKQLRQLALLSAVALGAVLVTGTLVTGAGPHAGDKSVDRTIHRLQVQITTLAHMHSALMVAYLSLLVGLGFGLLAVHAPRPVLVRLGVLVPLVMAQGLVGVVQFFTGVPAALVAVHVAGAAACTAATAALWASMRERAEPEPVES